The window GACCGCCTGCTGGCCCGGCCCACGGCCCGTACCTGCATCGGCTGCGCCGCCGCCGGCTAGCTTCGGCCGCTGGCGGGCGCTCTCATCCCCCTCTCACAAACTTCTCATGCTGGCCTGGAAGTGTGGTCCGCCAGACCGACGGAAGGAACGGACCGCATGTCCAAGCTCTCCAACATGATCGGCCTCGCCAAGAAGGTGCTCGACTCCCAGACCGGGCAGCAACAGCAAGGGACGCCGCAGGGCGGTTCAACGGGCCAGAGGTCCTGGCAGTCCACGCTTCAGGACGTCGCCGCCGCGGTGGGCGGGCGCAACCAGGCCACGCAGGCACCGAGCCATGCGCCCGCATCGCATGGGTACCCGGCGCAAGGCCGGCCGGCCGCCCCGGCGTCCACTGATGCCGACCGGCAGGCCATCGCCCGCTACGACTACCTCATGCAGACCGCCGAGCCGCAGCAGATCGAGCAGATCCACGCCGAGTCGTTCGCGCGGCTGACGCCGGCGCAGCGCGAGGCGGTGTTGCACCGTATGCAGTCGGAGCTGCCGCCGCACGAGCAGCCCCGCTCGGCCGACGTCGCCGACCTGTCCCGGGCAGCGGCACGCACGGAGGCCCGCCAGCCGGGCACCATGCGGTCGATGCTCGCCAAGGTGGGCACGGGCGGAGCCATCGCCGGAGTTGCCGTCGGCGCGGTGGGCATCCTGGGCGCGGTCGCGGCCGGCGCCGTGGTGAGCAGCGTGGCCGGCCCGCTCCTGGAGAACGCGGCGAACCTCGGGGTCGACTTCGAGTCGCTCGCGTCGGGCGTCGACGTCGAAGGGCTCACATCCTCGGTCGGTGACCTCGGCACCGGCGCTCTCGGCGAGGCCACCGCGGGCGTCGAGGATCTTGCAGGTTCGGCCGAGGGTGCCGTCTCCGGGCTCGGGGACCAGGTCTCCGGAGCAGGCCAGTCGCTCTCCGACCTCGCCCAGGGATTCGACCCGCGCGACCTGTTCTGACCAGGCCGGTTCTGAGCAGGGCGATTGAGCGAGCAAGGTCAGCTGAGCCGGTAGCGCCTCTCGGGCCGCCCCGCCGTGCCGTAGTTCAGGCGCACGGCGGCGCGGCCCGTCGTCGCGAAGTGCTCCAGGTAGCGGCGCGCGCTCACCCGGCTGACGCCGATGGCGTCCGCGCACTCGGTGGCGCTGACCTCGCCGCCGTGCGCGAGCGCGGCCAGCACGGCGTCGGCCGTCTCCGGGCTGAGCCCCTTGGGCAGCGGGGCGCGCGGTGCGCCCTGCGGTGACCGCGCGAAGACTGCGTCGATGTCGGCCTGGACGTCCTCCTGGTCGGCGTCGGCGCCACCCAGACCGGCGAGGGCCTGCCGCGTGCGGAGGAACTCCGCCAGCCGCGCGGCCAGGTCCTCCGACGCGAACGGTTTGACCAGATAGTGCGCCGCTCCGCCTGCGGCGGCGGCGCGGACGGTGTCGGCCTCCCTGGCCGCGGTGATGATGACGACGCCGACGTCATGCCCCGCCGCCCGTAGCCGGCGCAGCACCTCGATGCCGCTCACGTCGGGCAGGTGCACGTCCAGCAGCACCAGGTCGGGTCGCAGCCGGTCGACGGCGGCGAGCGCGTCGGCGCCGGTGTGAGCCTCGCCGACCACGCGAAACCCCGGCACCCGCTCCACGAAGCGTCGGTGGATCGAGGCGACCATGAAGTCGTCGTCCACCACGAGTACGTCCACGCTCACTGCGGTCGGACCTCCTCGTCCGTCATGATCTCGTCCACCACGATCGCCTGCGGCAGCCTGGCGGTGAACGCCGCGCCGCCCAGCGACTCATCATCTCGCACCTCGATGCCGCCCCCGCGGTGCTGCGTCAGCACGTGCACTAGGGCGAGCCCGACGCCGCGGCCGGCCGCCCCAGCGGGCTTGGTGCTCCAGCCGCGCCGGAAGATCGTGTCCACCTGCTCGGGCGCCACCCCGGGGCCGCTGTCGGCGACCTCGACGACGACGTCGTGCCGCACCCCGGAGACCGCGAGCCGCACCCGCACCCGCGCCGGGCGGACACCGCCATCGTCGGACGCTGCCGACCCGGCAGCAGACCCAGCCACAGACCCGGCAGAAGACGCCGCCGCGTCGACCGCGTTGTCGACCAGGTTGCCGAGCACGGTGCCGACGTCGGCGGACAGGTCCGGGTCGAGGCGCGGCAGCGAGCTGCCCGGGTCGACGACAAGCTCCACGTGCCGCTCGTCCGCGAGGGTCGCCTTGGCGATGAGCAGCGCCGCTACCGCCGGGTCGGCGACCCGCGCCGTGACGACGTCGCTGAGGTCCGCACGCCGCCGCGTGAGCCGGTCTACGAACCGGCCCACCTCGTCGTACTCCCCCAGCTCGATGAGCCCGGAGACGGTGTGCAGCTGGTTGCTGAACTCGTGGGTCTGCGCGCGCAGCGTCTCGGTGACGCTCTCGCGCGCGTGCAGCTCGCTCTGCAGCGCCAACAGCTCGGTACGGTCGCGCAGCGTGGTCACCGTGCCGGCCGGGCGGCCGTCGTGCAGCACCCGGCGGCGGTTGAGCACCAGCACCGTGACTCCCGCGACGAGCACGGCGTCGTGCACCTCGTCCGTGCCGCGCAGCAGGTCGAGGACGGCGGGGTCGAGCCCCAGGTCCTCCAGCCGGCGGCCGGTGGGGTCGGGGGCGTCGGCGGGCAGGCCCAGCAGCTCGTGAGCGCTGTCGCTCACCAGGCTCACCCGGCCGTCGTCGCCCACGACGACCACGCCCTCGCGGATCGACCGCAGCACCCCCTCCCGGTGGTCCGCGAGCGCCGCGATCTGGGCCGGCTCCAGGCCGCGGGTGCGGCGCTTGACCAGGCGGGCGAGCAGCCAGGATCCGGCGGCCGCGAGCGCGGTGCCGATGCCGAGCACCACGAGCACGTCGCCGCCGGCGCTGGAGAGCCGCTCGGCCAGCGGCGGGTACGGGTCGGCCAGTACGACGACGGCCACCGGCTGCGGGGCGCTCGGCTCGGGCACTGGCTCGCTGGTGCCGTAGACGGGTACCCAGGCCGCGATCGACCTGCCCGCGACGTCC is drawn from Promicromonospora sp. Populi and contains these coding sequences:
- a CDS encoding cation-transporting ATPase, which translates into the protein MSKLSNMIGLAKKVLDSQTGQQQQGTPQGGSTGQRSWQSTLQDVAAAVGGRNQATQAPSHAPASHGYPAQGRPAAPASTDADRQAIARYDYLMQTAEPQQIEQIHAESFARLTPAQREAVLHRMQSELPPHEQPRSADVADLSRAAARTEARQPGTMRSMLAKVGTGGAIAGVAVGAVGILGAVAAGAVVSSVAGPLLENAANLGVDFESLASGVDVEGLTSSVGDLGTGALGEATAGVEDLAGSAEGAVSGLGDQVSGAGQSLSDLAQGFDPRDLF
- a CDS encoding response regulator; the protein is MSVDVLVVDDDFMVASIHRRFVERVPGFRVVGEAHTGADALAAVDRLRPDLVLLDVHLPDVSGIEVLRRLRAAGHDVGVVIITAAREADTVRAAAAGGAAHYLVKPFASEDLAARLAEFLRTRQALAGLGGADADQEDVQADIDAVFARSPQGAPRAPLPKGLSPETADAVLAALAHGGEVSATECADAIGVSRVSARRYLEHFATTGRAAVRLNYGTAGRPERRYRLS
- a CDS encoding sensor histidine kinase, translating into MRPTRHLTLGGQVLALQLAVLLVVVAAAAVVFLGQADAAFRADRADRLEVAAEGLAGIPAVQASLSEAAPDTLALVFYLQSRAAYVDARNAYLTDLDGRILVATDPTRTGEQLDLPDDAATRAGSGDIADVAGRSIAAWVPVYGTSEPVPEPSAPQPVAVVVLADPYPPLAERLSSAGGDVLVVLGIGTALAAAGSWLLARLVKRRTRGLEPAQIAALADHREGVLRSIREGVVVVGDDGRVSLVSDSAHELLGLPADAPDPTGRRLEDLGLDPAVLDLLRGTDEVHDAVLVAGVTVLVLNRRRVLHDGRPAGTVTTLRDRTELLALQSELHARESVTETLRAQTHEFSNQLHTVSGLIELGEYDEVGRFVDRLTRRRADLSDVVTARVADPAVAALLIAKATLADERHVELVVDPGSSLPRLDPDLSADVGTVLGNLVDNAVDAAASSAGSVAGSAAGSAASDDGGVRPARVRVRLAVSGVRHDVVVEVADSGPGVAPEQVDTIFRRGWSTKPAGAAGRGVGLALVHVLTQHRGGGIEVRDDESLGGAAFTARLPQAIVVDEIMTDEEVRPQ